Proteins encoded in a region of the Pseudobacteroides sp. genome:
- the cas4 gene encoding CRISPR-associated protein Cas4 translates to MSFDFEYFKTQGIKVNYYLICKRKLWLFSKGITMEHLNDRVLSGKLLHESAYPRQKNREVLIDDILKVDIIDDDYIREIKISSKMGEADRMQVLYYLYYLKKIGIEKKGIVNYVKEKRQEFFELGEVEEREVEKILIGVKEITELATPPLLAKLSYCKKCAYYEFCFASEVE, encoded by the coding sequence ATGAGTTTCGATTTTGAATATTTTAAAACCCAGGGAATAAAAGTAAATTACTACCTTATCTGTAAAAGGAAACTATGGCTTTTTTCTAAAGGGATTACAATGGAGCACTTAAATGACAGGGTACTTAGCGGAAAGTTGTTACATGAATCAGCATATCCCAGGCAGAAAAATAGAGAGGTTCTAATTGATGATATTTTAAAGGTTGACATAATTGATGACGATTATATCAGAGAGATAAAGATAAGCAGTAAAATGGGCGAAGCAGACAGGATGCAAGTATTGTATTACCTTTATTACTTAAAGAAGATTGGAATTGAGAAAAAGGGTATTGTGAACTATGTAAAAGAAAAAAGGCAGGAATTCTTTGAGCTTGGGGAAGTTGAAGAGAGGGAGGTTGAAAAGATTCTGATTGGTGTAAAAGAAATAACCGAACTTGCTACCCCCCCACTTCTTGCCAAGCTATCCTATTGCAAAAAATGTGCATATTATGAATTCTGTTTTGCAAGTGAGGTGGAGTAG
- the cas1b gene encoding type I-B CRISPR-associated endonuclease Cas1b, producing the protein MGKDYYVLSNGRLKRKENTVYFIDGNDIKRALPIEQIDTLHVFGEVDLNTKFLSYISEYGLLLNFYNYYGYYTGSFYPRKRNVSGFLVVKQSEHYMKFDKRLYLAKCFVNSARFHIKRNLRNYSNIPEELMDAIDKEVVDSADDINVLMGMEGRIRNNYYKAFKYFLRDEFCMEKREKRPPTNPINAIISFGNSLMYTTVLGQIYSTQLDPTVSYLHEPSTRRFSLSLDLAEIFKPLIIDPLIFSMINNRMINSDDFSVQDGVCSLNESGRKKFISEYEKKLAVTIKHRKLNRNVSYKSFIRLECYKLIRYLIGDEVYKPLKAWW; encoded by the coding sequence TTGGGAAAAGACTATTATGTACTTAGTAATGGAAGGCTCAAGAGAAAAGAAAATACTGTGTATTTTATAGATGGAAACGACATCAAAAGAGCTTTACCTATAGAACAGATCGACACTTTACATGTATTTGGAGAGGTTGATTTAAATACGAAATTTCTATCTTACATATCAGAGTATGGATTACTTCTTAATTTTTATAATTATTATGGATACTATACCGGATCATTTTACCCCAGGAAAAGAAATGTATCAGGATTTCTTGTTGTCAAACAATCTGAGCATTATATGAAGTTTGATAAAAGGTTATACCTGGCAAAATGTTTTGTCAATAGTGCAAGATTTCATATAAAAAGGAATTTGAGAAATTATTCCAATATTCCTGAGGAATTAATGGATGCTATTGACAAAGAAGTCGTAGATTCTGCAGATGATATTAATGTTCTAATGGGAATGGAAGGGAGAATCAGAAATAATTATTATAAAGCATTTAAATATTTTCTAAGAGATGAGTTTTGTATGGAAAAAAGAGAAAAGAGGCCTCCAACTAATCCTATTAACGCTATCATATCATTTGGAAATAGCTTAATGTACACTACAGTTCTTGGGCAAATTTATTCTACTCAACTAGATCCAACGGTAAGCTATCTACATGAGCCTTCTACAAGAAGGTTTTCTTTAAGTCTTGATTTAGCAGAAATATTTAAGCCGCTTATCATTGATCCATTAATATTTAGTATGATAAATAACCGTATGATCAATAGTGATGATTTTAGTGTTCAAGATGGTGTTTGTAGTTTAAATGAATCCGGCAGAAAAAAGTTTATCAGTGAGTACGAAAAGAAGCTCGCAGTAACTATAAAACATCGTAAATTAAACAGGAATGTATCATACAAATCATTCATAAGACTTGAATGTTATAAATTAATAAGATACCTCATCGGCGATGAAGTATAC